The following proteins are co-located in the Fusobacteria bacterium ZRK30 genome:
- the ptsP gene encoding phosphoenolpyruvate--protein phosphotransferase, which translates to MEKIMGKAIFEGIVIGEPYLRGKKQAALEEYKIEPHMLEDEIKRFEAAIRDAKQELKFLKSSLKGKVKSNDLKILNVHLMILDDPVLLSEIGKRLKKELVNIEKIVADVVEFYVDMFKDMKDPVYRQRAVDIQDVGEKIIGQLMVENCELHELDNKILVTKEILPSELFKMHHDKINLLGIVTEYSGATSHVAILAKTFGIPTLMGVKNVSRMEWKNKIILDTRKGEPCVIKDPTDEQIIEYKKEKAKLQAIREENKKLKGLPAVTKDGKEIVLNANIGGITDLLSLNNSMADGVGLLRTEFLYMESKFFPTEQQQIELYERAYKKVEKLEGEKELIIRTLDIGADKQLPYYEMPFEGNPFLGFRGIRFTLAHENIFRTQLRAILRVAKDRKIKVMFPMISNLQEIIQIKKILASVKKELKEEGLEYAGYIETGVMVEVPSTAFLIDKFSEYVDFFSLGTNDLTQYVMAADRLSADVAYLNDYFEPAVLRTINHIAEEAIKQKKKISVCGEMANDPMAIAALMSFGIDRFSMLSTYIPMAKRTILRLDRRDLQNELKPKLLNCNNGKEVKEILKEYIEVITVENDRRRDQK; encoded by the coding sequence ATGGAAAAGATAATGGGAAAGGCTATTTTTGAAGGTATAGTAATAGGGGAACCATATCTAAGAGGAAAAAAACAGGCAGCATTGGAGGAGTACAAGATAGAGCCGCATATGCTGGAAGATGAGATAAAGAGGTTTGAGGCGGCAATAAGAGATGCTAAGCAGGAGCTTAAATTTTTAAAATCATCGTTAAAGGGAAAAGTAAAAAGCAATGATTTAAAGATCCTAAATGTACATCTTATGATATTAGATGACCCGGTATTATTATCAGAGATAGGTAAGAGGTTAAAAAAAGAATTAGTTAATATTGAAAAAATTGTAGCAGATGTAGTGGAATTTTATGTGGATATGTTTAAAGACATGAAAGATCCGGTCTATAGACAAAGAGCGGTAGACATACAAGACGTCGGTGAAAAGATAATAGGGCAGTTGATGGTGGAAAACTGTGAATTGCATGAATTGGATAATAAGATCCTGGTAACCAAGGAGATCCTTCCTTCGGAACTATTTAAGATGCACCATGATAAGATAAATTTATTGGGGATAGTCACTGAGTACAGCGGGGCAACCTCCCATGTAGCTATCTTGGCTAAGACCTTTGGGATACCTACCCTTATGGGGGTAAAAAATGTATCTCGAATGGAATGGAAAAATAAGATAATATTAGACACCAGAAAAGGTGAACCCTGTGTAATCAAAGATCCTACAGATGAGCAAATTATAGAATATAAGAAAGAAAAAGCAAAATTACAGGCTATAAGGGAAGAAAATAAAAAATTAAAGGGACTGCCCGCTGTAACTAAAGATGGTAAAGAGATAGTTTTGAATGCCAATATCGGTGGGATAACAGATCTTCTGTCACTAAATAATAGTATGGCAGACGGGGTAGGACTTCTCAGAACAGAATTTTTATATATGGAAAGTAAATTTTTTCCTACAGAGCAGCAGCAGATAGAGCTATATGAAAGAGCCTATAAAAAGGTGGAAAAATTAGAGGGTGAGAAAGAACTCATCATAAGGACTCTGGATATAGGAGCAGATAAACAGTTGCCTTACTATGAGATGCCCTTTGAAGGAAATCCATTTTTAGGATTTAGAGGGATCAGATTTACCCTGGCCCATGAAAATATCTTCAGGACCCAGTTAAGGGCAATATTAAGGGTAGCTAAGGATAGAAAAATCAAGGTTATGTTTCCTATGATATCTAATTTGCAGGAGATAATTCAAATAAAGAAAATACTGGCTTCAGTAAAAAAAGAGTTGAAAGAAGAAGGGTTAGAGTATGCCGGTTATATAGAAACAGGGGTAATGGTAGAGGTACCTTCTACAGCATTCTTGATAGATAAGTTTTCAGAATATGTAGATTTCTTTAGTCTGGGAACTAACGATCTTACTCAGTATGTTATGGCGGCAGACAGGCTCAGTGCAGATGTAGCTTATCTCAATGATTACTTTGAACCTGCAGTTCTTAGAACTATAAATCATATAGCTGAAGAAGCTATAAAACAAAAGAAGAAAATAAGTGTCTGCGGTGAGATGGCTAATGATCCAATGGCTATTGCAGCTCTTATGAGTTTTGGGATAGATAGGTTCAGTATGTTATCTACATATATACCTATGGCCAAAAGAACGATTTTAAGGTTGGACAGAAGGGATCTCCAAAATGAACTAAAACCTAAATTACTAAATTGTAATAATGGAAAGGAAGTCAAAGAGATACTAAAAGAATATATAGAGGTGATTACAGTTGAAAACGATAGACGTAGAGATCAAAAATAA
- a CDS encoding HPr family phosphocarrier protein, whose product MKTIDVEIKNKAGLHARPSSLFVQIATEYDSEIMVICDDEEINGKSIMGLMLLAAEQGRTLTITADGEDEGAALEALKKLVEVDTFNEE is encoded by the coding sequence TTGAAAACGATAGACGTAGAGATCAAAAATAAAGCGGGACTACATGCAAGACCATCTTCATTGTTTGTACAGATAGCTACTGAATATGATTCAGAGATAATGGTTATTTGTGACGATGAGGAGATCAATGGTAAAAGTATCATGGGTCTTATGCTTCTTGCTGCAGAGCAGGGGAGAACACTAACTATTACAGCAGATGGTGAAGATGAGGGTGCAGCACTGGAAGCACTAAAAAAATTAGTAGAAGTAGACACCTTTAATGAAGAATAA
- the ispH gene encoding 4-hydroxy-3-methylbut-2-enyl diphosphate reductase, which produces MKNNYILKRAEKMGFCFGVKEAVDLAETIKSDQKVYMLGMLVHNEQVIERLKSKGIIVVTEEEVLEGRDEIREGDSVIIRAHGTIKKIYEILNQKNVRIYDVACIFVKRSREELIKHEKNGYKIIFIGDEFHPEVRGIISFGCDVKVVKNFEELKKMKFEESEKYYILAQTTLNKNLYREITEYIENKYENCKVGNTICGATFERQKAVEKLSTEVDVMLIIGGKNSSNTKKLYNISKEINQKSYLIQTYKDLDFKWFEKGNKIGITAGASTPDEIVEKIESILLGGRCNG; this is translated from the coding sequence ATGAAGAATAATTATATATTAAAAAGAGCAGAGAAGATGGGGTTTTGTTTTGGTGTGAAGGAAGCTGTAGATCTGGCAGAAACCATAAAATCGGATCAAAAAGTATATATGCTGGGGATGTTAGTTCATAATGAACAGGTAATAGAGCGTCTAAAGTCCAAGGGAATTATAGTTGTCACAGAGGAAGAAGTCCTAGAGGGAAGAGATGAAATTCGTGAGGGAGATTCTGTAATAATTCGTGCCCATGGAACAATAAAAAAAATATATGAGATTTTAAATCAAAAAAATGTTAGAATATATGATGTAGCGTGTATTTTTGTAAAAAGAAGTAGGGAAGAACTTATAAAACATGAAAAAAATGGATATAAGATCATCTTCATAGGAGATGAATTTCATCCTGAGGTAAGGGGGATCATATCTTTCGGATGTGATGTAAAAGTAGTAAAAAATTTTGAGGAATTAAAAAAGATGAAATTTGAGGAATCAGAAAAATACTATATATTAGCTCAGACCACTTTAAATAAAAATCTCTATAGGGAGATAACTGAATACATAGAAAATAAATATGAAAACTGTAAGGTTGGAAATACTATTTGCGGGGCTACTTTTGAAAGGCAGAAAGCAGTAGAAAAATTATCTACCGAGGTAGATGTAATGCTCATTATAGGTGGAAAAAATAGTTCAAACACAAAAAAATTATACAATATCTCCAAGGAGATAAACCAAAAGAGCTATCTGATACAAACTTATAAAGATTTAGACTTTAAATGGTTTGAAAAGGGTAACAAAATAGGTATAACAGCAGGTGCTTCCACACCTGATGAAATAGTTGAAAAAATAGAAAGTATATTATTAGGAGGACGTTGTAATGGTTGA
- a CDS encoding S1 RNA-binding domain-containing protein codes for MVDNTENFEELSFEEMLNQYAPKQVQRGEIVEAEIISKERDYSYLDIKGATEGIVRTEEITEFEVGDMIRVAITEDSDDEGHIRVSRRAVVQEEAVVKLEAALENKEVVTGKIVRKVNGGYIVEVMAHSAFMPNSLSQIRKDSTENVIGLEVDVIVKDIKTERNRKKVLVSRRDVVAMVEAEAFAKLSENQIVEVEVKSVLKFGLSVRVENVLGFIHISEISWGKVDDLNTLYKAGDKINAQIITLDAEKKSLKLSIKQLSQDPWATAAEKYSVDTTVEGEVTKIVKFGAFVKLEDGIEGLVHISDFSWNNKKINLGEFISAGDKVQVRILDLNSEDKKLKLGIKQLSVDPWAIIDEKFKEGDKATGTIVDTKPYGVFVEVEEGIDAFIHTSDFAWAKLENKLAVGDKVEFQILAIDKENKKIKGGIKQLTKSPWEILSEEVSVGSVVTKKISSIADFGIFIDMGHGLDGMIHISQVSKDFVKDLKEKFEIGQEVTAEVIEISAADQKVKLSIKKIELDADRDEDAELLKKYGMTE; via the coding sequence ATGGTTGATAACACAGAGAATTTTGAGGAATTAAGCTTTGAGGAAATGTTAAATCAATATGCACCAAAGCAGGTACAAAGAGGGGAAATAGTAGAAGCTGAAATAATTAGTAAGGAGAGAGATTATTCTTACTTAGATATAAAAGGAGCTACTGAAGGAATCGTTAGAACTGAAGAGATTACTGAATTTGAAGTAGGAGATATGATCAGAGTAGCTATCACTGAAGATAGTGATGATGAAGGACATATCAGAGTATCAAGAAGAGCAGTAGTACAAGAGGAAGCTGTAGTTAAATTAGAAGCTGCCCTTGAAAATAAAGAAGTAGTAACTGGTAAAATTGTAAGAAAAGTAAATGGTGGATATATAGTAGAGGTAATGGCTCACTCAGCATTCATGCCTAACTCTTTATCTCAAATAAGAAAAGATTCTACAGAAAACGTAATTGGTTTAGAAGTAGATGTTATAGTTAAAGATATCAAAACAGAAAGAAACAGAAAGAAAGTATTAGTTTCTAGAAGAGATGTAGTAGCTATGGTAGAAGCAGAAGCATTTGCTAAATTAAGCGAAAATCAAATCGTTGAAGTAGAAGTTAAGAGTGTATTAAAGTTTGGATTATCTGTAAGAGTAGAAAATGTATTAGGATTCATCCATATCTCTGAAATTTCATGGGGTAAGGTAGACGACTTAAATACTTTATATAAAGCAGGAGATAAAATCAATGCTCAAATCATCACATTAGATGCTGAGAAGAAGAGTCTTAAATTATCTATCAAACAATTATCACAAGATCCTTGGGCAACAGCAGCAGAGAAGTACTCTGTAGATACTACTGTTGAAGGAGAAGTTACTAAAATTGTTAAGTTCGGAGCTTTCGTTAAATTAGAAGACGGAATCGAAGGATTAGTTCATATCTCTGATTTCTCTTGGAACAACAAGAAGATCAACTTAGGTGAATTCATTTCAGCTGGAGATAAAGTACAAGTTAGAATCTTAGATTTAAACTCTGAAGACAAGAAATTAAAATTAGGGATCAAGCAATTAAGCGTAGACCCTTGGGCTATCATCGATGAGAAATTCAAAGAGGGAGATAAAGCAACTGGAACAATAGTTGATACTAAACCTTACGGAGTTTTCGTTGAAGTTGAAGAGGGAATCGATGCATTTATCCATACATCTGACTTCGCTTGGGCTAAATTAGAGAACAAATTAGCTGTAGGAGATAAGGTGGAATTCCAAATCTTAGCTATCGATAAAGAAAACAAGAAGATCAAAGGTGGAATCAAGCAATTAACTAAGAGTCCTTGGGAAATCTTATCTGAAGAAGTATCAGTAGGAAGCGTAGTTACTAAGAAAATATCTAGTATCGCTGATTTCGGAATCTTCATCGACATGGGACATGGTTTAGACGGTATGATCCATATCTCTCAAGTTTCAAAAGATTTCGTTAAAGATTTAAAAGAAAAATTTGAAATTGGTCAAGAAGTAACTGCTGAAGTTATTGAAATCTCAGCTGCTGATCAAAAAGTAAAATTATCTATCAAGAAGATAGAATTAGATGCTGACAGAGATGAAGATGCAGAATTATTAAAGAAATATGGAATGACTGAATAA
- a CDS encoding AbgT family transporter, which yields MQGSNVVGVSKKKRVQQFLNVVEKVGNKLPHPVIMFFMFTVGVYVLSFLLSKLGMEVTYKSVKGGDVVNVTTGIVNLISVEGIRNLFMMVIPNFVNHPAIGAILIAMLGVGVSEKSGLINAMIKKIVLGVPKSLVTPVVVFAGIMSNMAADAGYVVLIPLGAIIFMGFKRHPLAGMAAAFAGVSGGFSANLLIGTVDTVMASITTPAAQIIDSGYAIDPMSNWYFLIASTVLITLIGWVVTDKIVEPTLGKYIRKEDTEDEGNEFELSKGEKKGLKMALLSIVLFILGIYLLTMEGAPLGTYVDANGKTVDPFTGAIIFILGLFFFIPGIVFGFTSGKFKNGALDIVDGLVDAMKQCASVIVIIFISAQFIYAFNASKIGTIIAVNGANLLKSTGLTGVSLMVAFILLTAVINVFMGGLTSKWLMMSPVFIPLFMQLGYSPEYTMLAYRIGDSTTNIISPLMTYFPIIVAFAAKYKKDSDEMGVGTIVSMMVPYSVAFLIGWIVLFILWSYLGIPIGPGAASTYIMGA from the coding sequence ATGCAAGGTAGTAATGTAGTAGGAGTTTCAAAGAAAAAAAGGGTTCAACAATTTTTAAATGTAGTGGAAAAGGTAGGGAATAAGCTGCCTCATCCGGTAATTATGTTTTTCATGTTTACAGTAGGAGTATATGTATTATCATTTTTATTATCTAAACTAGGAATGGAAGTAACGTATAAAAGTGTAAAAGGTGGAGACGTAGTAAACGTAACAACAGGGATAGTAAATTTAATCTCAGTAGAGGGAATAAGAAATTTATTTATGATGGTAATACCTAATTTCGTAAATCATCCAGCAATCGGAGCTATCCTTATAGCTATGCTGGGAGTAGGAGTATCAGAAAAGTCAGGTCTTATAAATGCTATGATAAAGAAGATTGTATTAGGGGTACCTAAATCATTGGTAACACCGGTTGTAGTATTTGCAGGTATCATGTCGAATATGGCAGCAGATGCAGGATATGTAGTATTGATTCCATTGGGAGCTATTATATTTATGGGGTTCAAAAGACACCCATTAGCAGGTATGGCAGCGGCCTTTGCAGGAGTATCAGGAGGGTTTTCAGCTAACTTATTAATTGGAACAGTGGATACAGTTATGGCTAGTATAACTACTCCAGCAGCTCAAATAATAGATTCTGGTTATGCAATAGATCCTATGAGTAACTGGTATTTCTTAATTGCATCGACAGTTCTTATAACTTTAATAGGATGGGTAGTAACCGATAAAATAGTAGAACCAACACTGGGCAAATATATAAGAAAAGAAGATACAGAAGATGAAGGGAATGAATTTGAGTTATCTAAGGGTGAGAAAAAAGGACTTAAGATGGCATTATTATCTATAGTTTTATTTATCCTAGGAATTTATCTATTGACAATGGAAGGGGCTCCATTGGGAACTTATGTAGATGCCAATGGAAAAACTGTTGATCCATTTACAGGAGCTATAATCTTTATCTTAGGATTATTTTTCTTTATACCTGGAATTGTATTTGGATTTACAAGTGGTAAATTTAAAAATGGTGCACTAGATATAGTTGATGGTCTTGTAGATGCAATGAAGCAGTGTGCATCTGTAATAGTAATTATATTTATTTCCGCTCAATTTATCTATGCTTTTAATGCTTCTAAGATAGGAACAATAATAGCAGTTAATGGAGCAAATTTATTAAAATCAACAGGTCTTACAGGAGTTTCATTGATGGTTGCATTTATTTTGTTAACGGCAGTAATCAATGTATTCATGGGTGGACTGACGAGTAAATGGCTTATGATGTCGCCGGTATTTATACCGTTATTTATGCAGTTGGGATATTCTCCGGAGTATACGATGTTAGCTTATAGAATAGGAGATTCAACGACAAATATCATATCCCCGTTGATGACATACTTCCCAATTATAGTAGCCTTTGCGGCTAAGTATAAGAAGGATAGTGATGAGATGGGTGTAGGAACGATAGTTTCAATGATGGTACCATATTCAGTAGCATTCTTAATTGGGTGGATAGTTTTATTTATTTTATGGTCATATTTAGGGATTCCTATTGGCCCGGGAGCAGCATCGACTTATATAATGGGGGCATAA
- a CDS encoding nitroreductase family protein, whose product MLKILLERRSIRKYKEKKVEEEKINQILAAGKVAPSGKNKKPWEFVVIEDKDVLKKLSMVKPKGGLFLAESPTAIAVVGDEEISDTWIEDCSTASTFIQLEARHQGLGSCWVQMRNRFTKDGGDAEIAAKEILEIATNKRLLCIISIGYPDQERPAYKEEDLL is encoded by the coding sequence ATGTTAAAGATTTTGTTGGAGAGAAGAAGTATCAGAAAATATAAGGAGAAAAAAGTAGAAGAGGAAAAAATAAATCAGATATTGGCTGCCGGGAAAGTAGCTCCCAGCGGAAAAAATAAAAAGCCATGGGAATTCGTGGTAATAGAGGATAAAGACGTGTTAAAAAAATTATCTATGGTAAAACCAAAGGGAGGATTATTTTTGGCAGAATCTCCTACAGCCATAGCTGTAGTAGGAGATGAAGAGATATCTGACACCTGGATAGAGGACTGCAGCACTGCATCGACATTTATCCAATTAGAAGCTCGTCATCAGGGGTTGGGATCATGCTGGGTACAGATGAGAAATAGGTTTACTAAAGATGGAGGAGATGCAGAGATTGCTGCCAAAGAGATCTTGGAAATAGCAACTAATAAAAGACTTCTATGCATAATTTCTATAGGGTATCCAGATCAAGAAAGACCTGCGTATAAAGAGGAGGATCTTTTGTAG
- a CDS encoding tetratricopeptide repeat protein: MKTVRLIFIFLFLTFNLNSFSEIYDDNINQKNKDLWAKFYERQAYYEVFEEGIETLETSENLSTKAEIHSIFGAIFYKRTKYDLAEEELNKALNFNPNSKSAQWTISLVYSKTDRLEKGIKRLEKLAKEYPNDSQLLWVLGDLYFENKEFEKAIYNYEKIIGGVEVKKYKVEIKTLLENMIYIYMLKNDLENAHKYMDKFLDYFPIDYKALLLASEILMKLEKNREAIEKLDIVMDNFDPGKKYYFFMGQAYYNLKEYDKAKYYTDESLKLDENYESALKLSSELNKIH, from the coding sequence ATGAAAACAGTTAGATTAATATTTATTTTTTTATTTTTGACTTTCAATTTGAATTCATTTTCAGAAATTTACGATGATAATATAAATCAAAAAAATAAAGATCTATGGGCAAAATTTTATGAACGTCAAGCATACTATGAAGTATTTGAGGAAGGAATTGAGACCTTAGAAACTTCGGAAAACCTTTCTACTAAAGCTGAGATACATTCTATATTTGGGGCTATATTCTATAAACGAACTAAATATGATCTGGCTGAGGAGGAGCTCAATAAAGCTTTAAATTTCAATCCAAACTCTAAAAGTGCCCAATGGACAATTTCATTAGTATATTCAAAAACAGATAGACTGGAAAAAGGAATAAAAAGGTTGGAAAAACTGGCAAAAGAATATCCGAATGACAGTCAATTATTATGGGTATTAGGAGATCTCTATTTTGAAAACAAAGAATTTGAGAAAGCCATCTATAATTATGAAAAAATAATTGGAGGAGTGGAAGTAAAGAAATATAAAGTTGAAATTAAAACTCTCCTGGAAAACATGATATATATATACATGTTAAAAAATGATTTAGAAAATGCCCATAAATATATGGATAAATTTTTGGATTATTTTCCAATAGACTATAAGGCTTTGTTGTTAGCGTCTGAAATTTTAATGAAACTTGAAAAAAATAGGGAAGCCATAGAAAAATTAGATATAGTCATGGATAACTTTGACCCTGGAAAGAAATATTATTTTTTCATGGGACAGGCATACTATAATTTAAAGGAATATGATAAGGCAAAGTACTATACAGATGAATCTCTCAAGCTGGATGAAAATTATGAAAGCGCCTTAAAGTTAAGTTCGGAGTTAAATAAAATTCACTAA
- a CDS encoding cation:proton antiporter: MDFMKIQILAIGMLILGAYTGGVIAKKIKLGETVGQILGGMIVGPHFWTLVHDWASTKENLVTTSIFQKLEYLYTHGFTTYGNVIEESHFFVFFFLGLIAFSLGEELHFDRLKQMGVKPTIICLTQAMLAWVSITLIFYKVFHFPVINAAIVGSIGIATAPALTFILMNKLKVEGKLKNILANIVVLDDIIEVIFFSVFLGIAVMMQNGEELSFGFLAFEVVKEFFFAILIGVVIFFLLKFTVKPKKVDETEGLEIEVESFYGPMPSIELFFIISGIIAVGSAVALHFHLPFLVMAVVAGALVSNYHYHAIFHSLQLGNVMPALNLFFFALIGASVKLETFSSKTFVFVLGYLLVRGSAKLIGTWLGCRITGQEKEITNSLPKLMLPQAGMAAVETILVATVLKNNGGDLIFNTIIPALVIFEIGGAWISERTLISWNKFMGEKYKSHKKKKHFAIEDIVGNIWEFKAQNKEDTVEKLTKLLKEKTLIKDTHEISHAILTREKLASTALGKGVAIPHCRTDDVSKTICVCGFLEDPVEWNSPDGKPIDIVFLVITPKDKPQEYLQTVRSIILTLKELSLEGELNHSLLRNILVG, encoded by the coding sequence ATGGATTTTATGAAAATTCAAATATTAGCTATCGGAATGCTGATACTTGGAGCGTACACAGGGGGAGTAATTGCTAAAAAGATAAAATTAGGGGAAACTGTAGGTCAAATTTTAGGTGGGATGATTGTAGGGCCGCATTTTTGGACACTTGTACATGACTGGGCTTCTACAAAGGAAAATTTAGTTACTACATCTATTTTTCAAAAATTAGAATATCTGTATACCCATGGTTTTACAACCTATGGGAATGTTATAGAAGAAAGTCATTTTTTTGTATTTTTCTTTCTGGGGCTTATAGCCTTTAGTTTAGGAGAGGAACTTCATTTTGACAGATTAAAACAGATGGGGGTTAAACCAACCATCATATGTCTTACTCAGGCAATGCTTGCATGGGTTTCTATAACTCTGATCTTTTATAAAGTATTTCACTTTCCGGTTATCAATGCCGCCATTGTAGGTTCTATCGGAATAGCTACAGCACCGGCTCTTACTTTTATCCTTATGAATAAATTAAAAGTTGAGGGGAAATTAAAAAATATTCTGGCCAACATAGTGGTCTTAGATGATATTATCGAAGTTATATTCTTTTCTGTATTTTTAGGAATAGCCGTAATGATGCAGAATGGAGAGGAGTTATCTTTTGGATTCCTTGCCTTTGAAGTTGTAAAGGAATTTTTCTTTGCTATATTGATAGGAGTAGTTATCTTTTTCCTCCTAAAATTCACTGTTAAACCTAAAAAAGTAGACGAGACAGAGGGACTTGAAATTGAAGTTGAAAGTTTTTACGGGCCCATGCCTTCAATAGAACTTTTCTTTATTATCTCAGGTATTATTGCTGTAGGTTCTGCTGTAGCACTGCATTTTCACCTACCGTTCTTAGTAATGGCAGTAGTTGCAGGTGCTTTGGTATCGAACTATCACTATCACGCTATCTTTCATTCCCTGCAATTAGGTAATGTTATGCCGGCCTTAAATTTATTCTTCTTTGCACTAATCGGAGCCAGTGTAAAGTTAGAAACTTTCTCTAGCAAAACATTTGTCTTTGTTTTAGGGTATCTGTTGGTAAGGGGTAGTGCAAAGCTTATAGGAACATGGCTTGGGTGTCGTATAACAGGTCAGGAAAAAGAGATCACAAATAGTTTACCGAAACTGATGCTTCCCCAGGCTGGAATGGCAGCAGTCGAAACTATCCTGGTAGCCACTGTCTTAAAAAATAACGGAGGAGATCTTATCTTCAATACTATCATTCCTGCTCTGGTTATCTTTGAGATTGGAGGAGCATGGATATCTGAGAGAACTCTCATATCCTGGAATAAATTTATGGGTGAAAAATATAAATCCCATAAAAAGAAAAAACATTTCGCCATTGAAGATATCGTAGGGAACATTTGGGAATTTAAAGCCCAGAATAAAGAAGATACAGTTGAAAAATTAACTAAACTGCTTAAAGAAAAAACATTGATCAAAGATACCCATGAAATTTCCCATGCAATTTTAACCAGGGAAAAATTAGCCAGTACAGCTTTAGGAAAGGGGGTAGCTATTCCCCATTGCCGTACAGATGACGTAAGCAAAACTATCTGTGTGTGTGGGTTCTTAGAAGACCCTGTAGAGTGGAACTCTCCAGATGGAAAGCCGATAGACATAGTTTTTCTAGTTATCACTCCTAAGGATAAACCGCAGGAATATCTCCAGACTGTTAGAAGTATAATTCTTACCTTAAAGGAGTTAAGTCTTGAAGGGGAATTAAATCATAGTTTGTTAAGGAATATATTGGTAGGATAA
- a CDS encoding RluA family pseudouridine synthase yields the protein MDYKITEEYKDTRVDKFVRKKYEGVKLGEIFKYLRTKKIKVNGKKVEGKYRLQVGDVVNVFLREGATVQKSFIELTEKEIKYLKAGIVYEDERVLIFDKKPNMVMHKGSGHDYGLSEMLKAYTNNMNFTFVNRIDKATSGMIIGAKTLPVVRELSEEIRERRVEKKYYILVDGKPKKNKFTIKSYLKKTETKVIELDEYEEGAKESISYFKTIKNGKERTLLEGLLGTGRTHQLRVQLANEKMPIVGDMKYGISKESMMYLYSYYVNIPKYNIEIEREIPENFLKKI from the coding sequence ATGGATTATAAGATAACAGAGGAATACAAAGATACCAGAGTGGATAAGTTTGTCAGAAAAAAATATGAGGGGGTAAAATTAGGAGAGATATTTAAATATCTTAGAACCAAGAAGATCAAGGTAAACGGGAAAAAAGTAGAGGGAAAATACAGGCTCCAGGTAGGAGATGTGGTAAATGTATTTTTACGTGAGGGAGCTACTGTGCAAAAATCATTTATAGAGCTGACAGAAAAAGAGATAAAATATCTAAAAGCCGGAATTGTATATGAAGATGAGAGGGTACTGATATTTGATAAAAAACCAAATATGGTAATGCACAAGGGAAGCGGGCATGACTATGGATTGTCAGAGATGCTAAAAGCATATACAAATAACATGAATTTTACATTTGTAAACAGGATAGATAAGGCTACCTCAGGGATGATTATAGGAGCTAAGACCTTACCGGTAGTAAGAGAACTATCGGAAGAGATCAGAGAGAGAAGGGTAGAGAAAAAATATTATATCCTGGTAGACGGGAAACCAAAAAAAAATAAGTTTACAATAAAGTCTTATCTGAAGAAGACAGAAACAAAGGTGATAGAATTAGATGAGTATGAAGAGGGAGCTAAGGAGAGTATTAGTTATTTCAAGACAATTAAAAATGGAAAAGAGAGAACTCTGCTGGAAGGACTATTAGGAACTGGAAGAACTCATCAGTTAAGAGTACAGTTAGCTAATGAGAAGATGCCTATCGTAGGAGATATGAAGTATGGGATCAGCAAGGAAAGTATGATGTATCTTTATTCATACTATGTGAATATACCTAAGTATAATATTGAGATAGAGAGGGAGATACCTGAAAATTTTCTGAAGAAAATTTAA